A stretch of the Salmo salar chromosome ssa20, Ssal_v3.1, whole genome shotgun sequence genome encodes the following:
- the LOC106580849 gene encoding heterogeneous nuclear ribonucleoprotein L isoform X3 — MITLLTCLLDQLETAADSSRRAHMCDFSGLSRPFHTVTATNLFNWDNMAMAGRYYEGGRATKRLKTNDGMATEGYDDPHKTLPSPVVHVRGLVDGITEADLVEALQEFGAISYVVVMPKKRQALVEYEDLNGSCTAVTYANDNQIYISGHPAFVNYSTSQKISRPGDPDDSRSVNNVLLLTIMNPIYPVTTDVLYTVCNNCGPVQRIVIFRKNGVQAMVEFDSVQSAQRAKASLNGADIYSGCCTLKIEYAKPTRLNVFKNDQDTWDYTNPNLSGQAGGYHGYDESGYGPPPPPHYSEGRRMGPPMRGRGGAHSYGGGPGYGPPPPPPGEYSAHADSPVVMVYGLEPAKMNADKVFNVFCLYGNVERVKFMKSKPGAAMVEMGDCYAVDRAITHLNNNFLFGQKLSVCVSKQQAIMPGQSYELEDGSTSFKDFHGSRNNRFTSPEQAAKNRIQHPSNVLHFFNAQPDSSVEIFTQICEDVGVKAPANIKLFTGKSAGPGERSSSGLLEWESINDAMEALSMINHYQMKNATGPYPYTLKLCFSTAQHAT, encoded by the exons ATGATTACATTATTGACGTGCCTTTTAGACCAATTGGAAACCGCAGCGGACTCTTCGAGGCGGGCCCATATGTGTGACTTTTCAGGACTTTCCCGTCCATTTCACACCGTCACCGCTACCAACCTTTTTAACTGGGACAACATGGCTATGGCAGGCCGTTATTACGAAGGCGGCAGGGCAACGAAAAGACTAAAAACCAACGACGGAATGGCAACG GAAGGCTATGATGACCCACATAAGACCCTTCCCTCTCCAGTTGTGCATGTGAGGGGCTTGGTGGATGGCATTACAGAAGCTGACCTTGTGGAGGCCCTGCAGGAGTTTGGAGCTATTAG CTATGTGGTTGTTATGCCCAAGAAGCGGCAGGCCCTGGTTGAGTATGAGGATTTGAATGGGTCTTGCACTGCTGTGACGTATGCGAACGACAACCAGATCTACATTTCCGGGCACCCAGCCTTTGTCAACTACTCCACCAGCCAGAAGATCTCCCGGCCAGGCGACCCGGACGATTCTAGGAGTGTCAACAATGTGCTACTTCTCACCATCATGAACCCAATCTACCCCGTTACCACG GATGTGCTCTACACTGTCTGCAATAACTGCGGCCCTGTCCAGAGGATTGTCATCTTTCGGAAGAATGGTGTTCAGGCCATGGTGGA GTTTGATTCAGTGCAGAGTGCACAGAGGGCGAAGGCCTCCCTCAATGGGGCAGACATCTACTCTGGCTGCTGCACACTCAAGATCGAATATGCCAAG CCAACTCGTCTCAATGTGTTCAAGAATGACCAGGACACTTGGGACTACACCAACCCCAACCTGAGTGGTCAAG CGGGTGGTTACCATGGATACGATGAGAGCGGCTATGgccccccaccacccccacatTACAGCGAGGGCCGTCGCATGGGTCCTCCCATGAGGGGACGAGGTGGGGCACACAGCTACGGCGGGGGACCTGGCTACggccctccccctccaccccccggCGAGTACAGTGCCCACGCAGACTCCCCTGTAGTCATGGTCTACGGTCTGGAGCCTGCCAAGATGAACGCTGACAAAGTGTTTAATGTTTTCTGTCTCTACGGCAATGTGGAGCGG GTCAAGTTTATGAAAAGTAAGCCAGGAGCAGCCATGGTGGAGATGGGAGACTGTTACGCTGTGGACCGGGCCATCACTCACCTCAACAACAACTTCCTGTTTGGACAGAAGCTCAGCGTCTG TGTGTCCAAACAGCAGGCCATCATGCCTGGCCAGTCTTATGAGCTGGAGGACGGCAGCACCAGCTTCAAGGACTTCCACGGCTCCCGCAACAACCGCTTCACCTCCCCAGAGCAGGCTGCCAAGAACCGCATTCAGCACCCCAGCAATGTCCTGCACTTCTTCAACGCCCAGCCAGACTCATCCGTCGAGATTTTCACTCAG ATCTGTGAAGATGTTGGTGTCAAAGCCCCTGCAAACATCAAACTTTTCACAGGAAAGA GTGCAGGTCCAGGTGAGCGCAGCTCATCAGGGCTGTTGGAGTGGGAGTCCATCAACGACGCCATGGAGGCCTTGTCCATGATAAACCACTACCAGATGAAGAACGCAA CTGGCCCGTACCCATACACCCTCAAGCTGTGCTTTTCTACCGCTCAGCATGCAACCTAA
- the LOC106580849 gene encoding heterogeneous nuclear ribonucleoprotein L isoform X2, which yields MITLLTCLLDQLETAADSSRRAHMCDFSGLSRPFHTVTATNLFNWDNMAMAGRYYEGGRATKRLKTNDGMATEGYDDPHKTLPSPVVHVRGLVDGITEADLVEALQEFGAISYVVVMPKKRQALVEYEDLNGSCTAVTYANDNQIYISGHPAFVNYSTSQKISRPGDPDDSRSVNNVLLLTIMNPIYPVTTDVLYTVCNNCGPVQRIVIFRKNGVQAMVEFDSVQSAQRAKASLNGADIYSGCCTLKIEYAKPTRLNVFKNDQDTWDYTNPNLSGQEDGSANPNKRVRAPALLGDHPPEYAGGYHGYDESGYGPPPPPHYSEGRRMGPPMRGRGGAHSYGGGPGYGPPPPPPGEYSAHADSPVVMVYGLEPAKMNADKVFNVFCLYGNVERVKFMKSKPGAAMVEMGDCYAVDRAITHLNNNFLFGQKLSVCVSKQQAIMPGQSYELEDGSTSFKDFHGSRNNRFTSPEQAAKNRIQHPSNVLHFFNAQPDSSVEIFTQICEDVGVKAPANIKLFTGKSAGPGERSSSGLLEWESINDAMEALSMINHYQMKNATGPYPYTLKLCFSTAQHAT from the exons ATGATTACATTATTGACGTGCCTTTTAGACCAATTGGAAACCGCAGCGGACTCTTCGAGGCGGGCCCATATGTGTGACTTTTCAGGACTTTCCCGTCCATTTCACACCGTCACCGCTACCAACCTTTTTAACTGGGACAACATGGCTATGGCAGGCCGTTATTACGAAGGCGGCAGGGCAACGAAAAGACTAAAAACCAACGACGGAATGGCAACG GAAGGCTATGATGACCCACATAAGACCCTTCCCTCTCCAGTTGTGCATGTGAGGGGCTTGGTGGATGGCATTACAGAAGCTGACCTTGTGGAGGCCCTGCAGGAGTTTGGAGCTATTAG CTATGTGGTTGTTATGCCCAAGAAGCGGCAGGCCCTGGTTGAGTATGAGGATTTGAATGGGTCTTGCACTGCTGTGACGTATGCGAACGACAACCAGATCTACATTTCCGGGCACCCAGCCTTTGTCAACTACTCCACCAGCCAGAAGATCTCCCGGCCAGGCGACCCGGACGATTCTAGGAGTGTCAACAATGTGCTACTTCTCACCATCATGAACCCAATCTACCCCGTTACCACG GATGTGCTCTACACTGTCTGCAATAACTGCGGCCCTGTCCAGAGGATTGTCATCTTTCGGAAGAATGGTGTTCAGGCCATGGTGGA GTTTGATTCAGTGCAGAGTGCACAGAGGGCGAAGGCCTCCCTCAATGGGGCAGACATCTACTCTGGCTGCTGCACACTCAAGATCGAATATGCCAAG CCAACTCGTCTCAATGTGTTCAAGAATGACCAGGACACTTGGGACTACACCAACCCCAACCTGAGTGGTCAAG AAGATGGGAGTGCCAACCCCAACAAGCGTGTGAGGGCGCCGGCTCTGCTGGGAGACCACCCTCCAGAGTACG CGGGTGGTTACCATGGATACGATGAGAGCGGCTATGgccccccaccacccccacatTACAGCGAGGGCCGTCGCATGGGTCCTCCCATGAGGGGACGAGGTGGGGCACACAGCTACGGCGGGGGACCTGGCTACggccctccccctccaccccccggCGAGTACAGTGCCCACGCAGACTCCCCTGTAGTCATGGTCTACGGTCTGGAGCCTGCCAAGATGAACGCTGACAAAGTGTTTAATGTTTTCTGTCTCTACGGCAATGTGGAGCGG GTCAAGTTTATGAAAAGTAAGCCAGGAGCAGCCATGGTGGAGATGGGAGACTGTTACGCTGTGGACCGGGCCATCACTCACCTCAACAACAACTTCCTGTTTGGACAGAAGCTCAGCGTCTG TGTGTCCAAACAGCAGGCCATCATGCCTGGCCAGTCTTATGAGCTGGAGGACGGCAGCACCAGCTTCAAGGACTTCCACGGCTCCCGCAACAACCGCTTCACCTCCCCAGAGCAGGCTGCCAAGAACCGCATTCAGCACCCCAGCAATGTCCTGCACTTCTTCAACGCCCAGCCAGACTCATCCGTCGAGATTTTCACTCAG ATCTGTGAAGATGTTGGTGTCAAAGCCCCTGCAAACATCAAACTTTTCACAGGAAAGA GTGCAGGTCCAGGTGAGCGCAGCTCATCAGGGCTGTTGGAGTGGGAGTCCATCAACGACGCCATGGAGGCCTTGTCCATGATAAACCACTACCAGATGAAGAACGCAA CTGGCCCGTACCCATACACCCTCAAGCTGTGCTTTTCTACCGCTCAGCATGCAACCTAA
- the LOC106580853 gene encoding serine/arginine-rich splicing factor 7 isoform X1 yields MSYHSSSRSSSRNTDCKVYVGDLGNGAAKGELERAFSYYGPLRTVWVARNPPGFAFVEYEDARDAEDAVKGMDGKVLCGSRIRVELSTGMSRKTKHGRPSRRHFDPQDRCYQCGDRGHYAYDCYRFSKRGGGRRSRSRSRSRSRSISRSRGSRYRSRSRSNDRSRHRSPSYPKRRRRSGSPVRSKSRTSVRSRSRSRSGSRARGRSASRSRSRSRSPSHKRNSRSRSPRQKKSPTPGED; encoded by the exons ATGTCATACCACTCGTCTTCTCGCAGCTCTTCTCGTAACACCGATTGCAAGGTCTATGTTGGCGACTTAGGCAACGGTGCTGCCAAGGGTGAGCTAGAGCGGGCGTTCAGTTACTATGGCCCTTTACGCACGGTTTGGGTGGCCAGGAACCCCCCAGGTTTCGCCTTTGTGGAGTATGAGGATGCCCGTGACGCAGAGGACGCAGTTAAAGGCATGGATGGAAA GGTGCTGTGCGGCTCTCGGATCCGTGTGGAGCTGTCCACTGGCATGTCACGGAAGACCAAACATGGCCGCCCCAGCCGCCGCCACTTTGACCCTCAAGACCGCTGCTACCAGTGTGGGGACAGGGGCCACTATGCCTATGACTGCTACCGTTTCAGCAAGAGGGGAGGAGGTCGTCGGAGCAG ATCACGCTCTCGCTCCCGGTCTCGTTCCATCTCAAGGTCACGTGGCAGCCGCTATCGATCCCGCTCCCGCAGCAATGACCG CAGCAGGCACCGCTCCCCATCTTATCCCAAACGTAGGAGGAG GTCTGGTTCCCCTGTGCGGTCAAAGTCCAGGACCTCTGTTAGGAG TCGTTCCCGTTCTCGGTCAGGGTCCCGGGCCAGAGGTCGCTCGGCGTCTCGCTCTCGCTCCAGATCCCGCTCTCCCAGCCATAAGAGGAATAG tcGTTCCAGATCTCCAAGACAGAAAAAGAGCCCCACCCCAGGCGAAGATTGA
- the LOC106580849 gene encoding heterogeneous nuclear ribonucleoprotein L isoform X1 — protein sequence MITLLTCLLDQLETAADSSRRAHMCDFSGLSRPFHTVTATNLFNWDNMAMAGRYYEGGRATKRLKTNDGMATEGYDDPHKTLPSPVVHVRGLVDGITEADLVEALQEFGAISYVVVMPKKRQALVEYEDLNGSCTAVTYANDNQIYISGHPAFVNYSTSQKISRPGDPDDSRSVNNVLLLTIMNPIYPVTTDVLYTVCNNCGPVQRIVIFRKNGVQAMVEFDSVQSAQRAKASLNGADIYSGCCTLKIEYAKPTRLNVFKNDQDTWDYTNPNLSGQDAEADGNGSNAGEDGSANPNKRVRAPALLGDHPPEYAGGYHGYDESGYGPPPPPHYSEGRRMGPPMRGRGGAHSYGGGPGYGPPPPPPGEYSAHADSPVVMVYGLEPAKMNADKVFNVFCLYGNVERVKFMKSKPGAAMVEMGDCYAVDRAITHLNNNFLFGQKLSVCVSKQQAIMPGQSYELEDGSTSFKDFHGSRNNRFTSPEQAAKNRIQHPSNVLHFFNAQPDSSVEIFTQICEDVGVKAPANIKLFTGKSAGPGERSSSGLLEWESINDAMEALSMINHYQMKNATGPYPYTLKLCFSTAQHAT from the exons ATGATTACATTATTGACGTGCCTTTTAGACCAATTGGAAACCGCAGCGGACTCTTCGAGGCGGGCCCATATGTGTGACTTTTCAGGACTTTCCCGTCCATTTCACACCGTCACCGCTACCAACCTTTTTAACTGGGACAACATGGCTATGGCAGGCCGTTATTACGAAGGCGGCAGGGCAACGAAAAGACTAAAAACCAACGACGGAATGGCAACG GAAGGCTATGATGACCCACATAAGACCCTTCCCTCTCCAGTTGTGCATGTGAGGGGCTTGGTGGATGGCATTACAGAAGCTGACCTTGTGGAGGCCCTGCAGGAGTTTGGAGCTATTAG CTATGTGGTTGTTATGCCCAAGAAGCGGCAGGCCCTGGTTGAGTATGAGGATTTGAATGGGTCTTGCACTGCTGTGACGTATGCGAACGACAACCAGATCTACATTTCCGGGCACCCAGCCTTTGTCAACTACTCCACCAGCCAGAAGATCTCCCGGCCAGGCGACCCGGACGATTCTAGGAGTGTCAACAATGTGCTACTTCTCACCATCATGAACCCAATCTACCCCGTTACCACG GATGTGCTCTACACTGTCTGCAATAACTGCGGCCCTGTCCAGAGGATTGTCATCTTTCGGAAGAATGGTGTTCAGGCCATGGTGGA GTTTGATTCAGTGCAGAGTGCACAGAGGGCGAAGGCCTCCCTCAATGGGGCAGACATCTACTCTGGCTGCTGCACACTCAAGATCGAATATGCCAAG CCAACTCGTCTCAATGTGTTCAAGAATGACCAGGACACTTGGGACTACACCAACCCCAACCTGAGTGGTCAAG ATGCAGAAGCTGATGGCAATGGGAGCAATGCTGGAG AAGATGGGAGTGCCAACCCCAACAAGCGTGTGAGGGCGCCGGCTCTGCTGGGAGACCACCCTCCAGAGTACG CGGGTGGTTACCATGGATACGATGAGAGCGGCTATGgccccccaccacccccacatTACAGCGAGGGCCGTCGCATGGGTCCTCCCATGAGGGGACGAGGTGGGGCACACAGCTACGGCGGGGGACCTGGCTACggccctccccctccaccccccggCGAGTACAGTGCCCACGCAGACTCCCCTGTAGTCATGGTCTACGGTCTGGAGCCTGCCAAGATGAACGCTGACAAAGTGTTTAATGTTTTCTGTCTCTACGGCAATGTGGAGCGG GTCAAGTTTATGAAAAGTAAGCCAGGAGCAGCCATGGTGGAGATGGGAGACTGTTACGCTGTGGACCGGGCCATCACTCACCTCAACAACAACTTCCTGTTTGGACAGAAGCTCAGCGTCTG TGTGTCCAAACAGCAGGCCATCATGCCTGGCCAGTCTTATGAGCTGGAGGACGGCAGCACCAGCTTCAAGGACTTCCACGGCTCCCGCAACAACCGCTTCACCTCCCCAGAGCAGGCTGCCAAGAACCGCATTCAGCACCCCAGCAATGTCCTGCACTTCTTCAACGCCCAGCCAGACTCATCCGTCGAGATTTTCACTCAG ATCTGTGAAGATGTTGGTGTCAAAGCCCCTGCAAACATCAAACTTTTCACAGGAAAGA GTGCAGGTCCAGGTGAGCGCAGCTCATCAGGGCTGTTGGAGTGGGAGTCCATCAACGACGCCATGGAGGCCTTGTCCATGATAAACCACTACCAGATGAAGAACGCAA CTGGCCCGTACCCATACACCCTCAAGCTGTGCTTTTCTACCGCTCAGCATGCAACCTAA
- the LOC106580853 gene encoding serine/arginine-rich splicing factor 7 isoform X2 yields the protein MSYHSSSRSSSRNTDCKVYVGDLGNGAAKGELERAFSYYGPLRTVWVARNPPGFAFVEYEDARDAEDAVKGMDGKVLCGSRIRVELSTGMSRKTKHGRPSRRHFDPQDRCYQCGDRGHYAYDCYRFSKRGGGRRSRSRSRSRSRSISRSRGSRYRSRSRSNDRRHRSPSYPKRRRRSGSPVRSKSRTSVRSRSRSRSGSRARGRSASRSRSRSRSPSHKRNSRSRSPRQKKSPTPGED from the exons ATGTCATACCACTCGTCTTCTCGCAGCTCTTCTCGTAACACCGATTGCAAGGTCTATGTTGGCGACTTAGGCAACGGTGCTGCCAAGGGTGAGCTAGAGCGGGCGTTCAGTTACTATGGCCCTTTACGCACGGTTTGGGTGGCCAGGAACCCCCCAGGTTTCGCCTTTGTGGAGTATGAGGATGCCCGTGACGCAGAGGACGCAGTTAAAGGCATGGATGGAAA GGTGCTGTGCGGCTCTCGGATCCGTGTGGAGCTGTCCACTGGCATGTCACGGAAGACCAAACATGGCCGCCCCAGCCGCCGCCACTTTGACCCTCAAGACCGCTGCTACCAGTGTGGGGACAGGGGCCACTATGCCTATGACTGCTACCGTTTCAGCAAGAGGGGAGGAGGTCGTCGGAGCAG ATCACGCTCTCGCTCCCGGTCTCGTTCCATCTCAAGGTCACGTGGCAGCCGCTATCGATCCCGCTCCCGCAGCAATGACCG CAGGCACCGCTCCCCATCTTATCCCAAACGTAGGAGGAG GTCTGGTTCCCCTGTGCGGTCAAAGTCCAGGACCTCTGTTAGGAG TCGTTCCCGTTCTCGGTCAGGGTCCCGGGCCAGAGGTCGCTCGGCGTCTCGCTCTCGCTCCAGATCCCGCTCTCCCAGCCATAAGAGGAATAG tcGTTCCAGATCTCCAAGACAGAAAAAGAGCCCCACCCCAGGCGAAGATTGA
- the ech1 gene encoding delta(3,5)-Delta(2,4)-dienoyl-CoA isomerase, mitochondrial — MTFIIRSALTKNRSLWLPGLSAVRAISSPGGPTPPFTTLSVSQPATAVTHIELHRPEKRNAMNKAFWREMVECFTQIAEDPDCRVVVVSGAGEVFTAGIDLMDMASEVLQPEGDDMARTSWNMRRIIAKYQETFSIIERCPKPVVVAVQGACVGGGVDLITACDIRLCTQDAWFQVKEVDIGLAADVGTLQRLPKVIGSRSLVNELALTARKMYADEAKESGLVSRVFPDKEAMLAGALEMAGEIAGRSPVAVQGTKVNLIYSRDHSVAEGLNYMATWNMSMLQTEDVMKSAAASMEKKSPKTITFSKL, encoded by the exons ATGACATTCATTATCAGATCAGCTCTCACGAAAA ACAGGAGTTTATGGCTTCCAGGTCTCAGTGCTGTAAGGGCCATATCCTCTCCGGGAGGCCCCACTCCTCCTTTTaccaccctgtctgtcagtcaacCTGCCACTGCTGTCACTCACATAGAGCTGCACCGGCCAGAGAAACGCAATGCCATGAACAAAGCCTTCTGGAG AGAAATGGTGGAGTGCTTTACACAGATAGCTGAGGACCCGGATTGCCGGGTGGTTGTCGTCTCCGGTGCAGGAGAAGTCTTCACAGCTG GCATTGACTTGATGGACATGGCCAGTGAAGTCTTGCAGCCTGAAGGGGACGACATGGCCAGGACTTCCTGGAACATGCGACGCATCATCGCCAAGTACCAGGAAACCTTCAGCATCATTGAAAGG TGTCCAAAGCCAGTGGTTGTGGCAGTGCAGGGAGCTTGTGTTGGAGGAG GAGTGGATCTGATCACAGCCTGTGATATCCGTCTCTGCACTCAAGATGCCTGGTTTCAGGTGAAG GAAGTAGATATTGGCCTAGCAGCTGACGTTGGAACTCTGCAGCGCCTACCTAAAGTCATTGGGAGCCGGAG CCTGGTGAATGAGTTGGCTCTGACAGCGAGGAAGATGTACGCCGATGAGGCCAAGGAAAGTGGATTAGTCAG CCGTGTATTTCCGGACAAGGAGGCGATGTTGGCTGGAGCTCTGGAGATGGCCGGGGAGATAGCAGGCCGCAGCCCTGTGGCTGTCCAGGGAACCAAGGTCAACCTGATCTACTCCAGAGACCACAGTGTGGCAGAGGGCCTGAACTACATG GCAACGTGGAACATGAGCATGCTGCAGACAGAGGATGTCATGAAGTCAGCTGCGGCctccatggagaagaagagtccaAAAACAATAACTTTCTCCAAGCTCTGA
- the LOC106580850 gene encoding uncharacterized protein isoform X2, with product METLIYPTPNARLSTYACWRMGSQSISWSDNRHLSTLMPMVFWMPPRPHFVLFFPEEDGGSWLKKCISFGADGASVNMGHRGGVIAHLQREAGGHMIPIHCMPHRLELAILTIQEKEPKVSVVYDLLNLIWKTYHFSGKSIRELYVLGQPSSVKGTRWIPHVHIALKVFLRHGQDKDLATDEGQYSVVLQHMERLAVASTTAEVQGRAKKIKREMENALVYSAIFFQTCLRSCPHLASPCRGMT from the exons ATGGAGACACTGATATATCCAACACCGAATGCGAGATTGTCTACGTACGCTTGTTGGAGGATGGGAAGCCAGTCAATCTCCTGGTCGGACAACAGACACTTGAGCACTCTCATGCCAATG GTGTTTTGGATGCCACCAAGGCCACATTTCGTGCTGTTTttcccagaggaggatggagggtcaTGGTTGAAGAAGTGCATCTCCTTCGGGGCAGATGGTGCCTCAGTGAACATGGGCCACCGTGGGGGAGTGATTGCCCACctgcagagagaggcaggggggcaTATGATCCCAATCCACTGTATGCCACATAG ACTAGAGCTGGCAATACTGACCATTCAGGAGAAAGAGCCAAAGGTGTCTGTCGTGTACGATCTTCTGAATCTGATATGGAAGACGTATCACTTCAGCGGAAAATCCATACGAGAGCTCTATGTTCTCGGGCAACCGTCTAGCGTCAAAGGAACTCGCTGGATCCCCCATGTCCACATAGCCCTCAAAGTGTTCCTACGGCATGGACAAGACAAGGACCTTGCCACTGACGAAGGCCAGTACTCTGTTGTTCTGCAGCACATGGAGCGCCTGGCCGTAGCATCAACAACAGCGGAAGTTCAAGGGCGGGCAAAGAAG ATAAAGCGGGAAATGGAGAATGCACTCGTGTATTCTGCCATTTTCTTTCAGACATGTTTGAGGAGCTGTCCTCACTTAGCCTCACCCTGCAGAGGAATGACCTGA